From the Anaerolineales bacterium genome, the window GCGGGTATATGCAGGGGGCGCTGCGCTCCCCTTTGGGTTTCGGCGGATCGGCCCTGGCGTCGGCCGCGTTTTTCGGGATCCGGCATGCGACTCACTTTTTCTTCCTGTATCCGCGGATTCCCTGGGGGGCGGCGGCGGCTTGGGTGGTGAGCGCGTTTGTGTTCGGTTTGTTCATGAGCTTCTTGTGTGAAAAAACGCGGTCGTTGTTCCCGCCCATTCTGGTGCACGCGGGCGTGAACTTGGTCGGGTTTCTCCTTCTCCTGTAGCAGGGCGCGGGAAAAAGGCAGGCGATGTCTTTGCGAGCCAAGGGACATGACCGCGGTGAGATTGTCTATGGCCTTTATCAGCAACCTGTCAGCGGGGCGGATCCCTCCGCAAGACGCGCGGCTGCCAACGACCGGATAAGGAAAATTCCGAAGCCCCCTCGCACTCCGCGGGCAAATTCTTGACAGCCTTTTTCCGTACCGCAATAAGCCGCAATCCGCGGTCCGATGCCGGGCGTCCCGGTCCGGGAGAGCCCTTAACCGGGTTCTTCCTCCGTAGGCGTTACCGTGGGCACGTCCGTCTCGGTCGGCTCCGCATCCGTCGGCGACGGGATGGCCGACTCGGTCTTCGCGGCGGCCACGGTGATCTGCACGTACATCAACTGCCCAAATTGATTTCCCGCTTCGTTTTTCATCCGCCAATACCCGATGTGCGATCCGGCGGCCGCGGGCGCCTCCATGTTGACCGACACATCCACCGTCTCCCCGGGACCGACGTCGCCTTCCAGCGCGGTATCGACCCCGTCCATGGCCTCGCCGCTGACAAAGACGAGCTGGTAGGACGTCGTCCATGTGCAGGTTCCGGTGTTTTTAATCCTCCAGGTCTTGATGAACTCCTCGCCGGGATTCATCACTTTTCCGTCGGGGATGGTGACATCGGTGACGAAGGCGGCGTCGTCGCAATAGACGATGGTGTTTTGCGGCGGACGGGTTGGCGTGCGCGAGGCCGACGAGCCGGCCGATGAGAGGGTCGGACTCGACTCCGCCGTCTGCGCCGCCTCGGTTGGCGTCGGCGTGTCCAAGGGGATCGGGGAAGCTACGATCCGGGCGGCGGTCAGGGCTGCGGAAGTGATGGAAGCTTCGAAATCGCTGGGGCTCGACGCGCCCGGGCTGCAGGCGCTCAACGCGGCCGCGGCGCACAGCATGCACACGGTCTTGATGGCGTATTTTTCCATGAACCCTCCCTTTCTATTGGTTGTCCTGGAACCCCCAAGGGAGATTTTACCAATCCGGCAAGGCGGGCGGATTCGGACGCTGTGTTTGCGGCGATTCGCCGGAGGATCGTCAAGGAAACGTAGGTTTTCCGGAGTTCTTGGCGGGAATGGAAGCAACGATGAATCTCGGGTGGAGAAGCGGACTCCCCACCAAGAAGCGGTCTTGGCCTGCCCCGCGCCGGGGCGGATCCGCTTAAAAGCCCACCGGTCCCTGCAGCATAGCCAGCAGCAATTTGACCGCATGTTCCACATCCCCCAGGTCCACCATCTCGGACGGCGAGTGGGCGTAGCGGCATGGGATGGATAAGCAGCCGGCCGGGACTCCGGCCCGCGATACCTGGATGACGGAGGCATCGGTCGAGCCGCGCTCGAGGACTTCCAATTGGTGCGGGATGCGCTGGGCGGAGGCGGTAGCGGTCATCCATTCCACCACCCGCGGATCGGAGATCATCAGCCCGTCGCGCACCTTGACCGCCGGGCCCCGGCCGAGGCTGACGGCCATCGGCGGGCAGCGGGGCGTATCTCCGGTTAGGGTAATGTCCACCGAGAGGGCGAGGTCCGGGTCGAGGTGGAAGGCCGCCGTCCGCGCTCCGCGCAGGCCGACCTCCTCCTGGACGGTGAACGCGAATTGGACTTCGTGCGGCGTGCGCTTCAGGCGGCGCATGGCCTCGATCAGGACCGCCACCCCGATGCGGTCATCCATCGCCTTGGAGATCAGGCGGGTCCCGGCTTCGACGAACGGGCGGTCGAACACGGCCATCTCGCCCACCTGCACCGGGCAGGATGCCCGGTCGGCCGCGCCGAGGTCGAGGTAGAGCTGGTCGAGGGTCGGCGCCCGCTTGGGGTCTTCGCGCTCCTCCAGGCCGATCACGCCCGGCTTGCCCGACGCGAAGCGCACCCGGCTGCCGACGCAATTCAGCGGGAACACGCCGCCGATCGGGGCGACCCGCGCGAATCCGCGCTCGTCGATGTGCGAGACGATCAGGCCGATTTCGTCCATGTGCGCCGCGAGCATGATCCGCTTGCCGGTTTTCGCCTTGGCCTTAATCACCCCGAGCAGGTTGCCGAGCGCGTCCTCGGAAATGTAATCGCACTGGCCTTTGATCTCGGCCCGCACGATCTGCCGCAGTTCGGCTTCGCGCCCCGAGGGCCCGTAGGCTTCGGTGAGTTTTCGGATCAACGCTTTCACGGGTGCTCCTCCTTCGGCCGCAAGGCGCGCGGGAACGGTCAGGCGAGGCCGCGCCGGCCGTACGCTTCCAGCGCCGCGCGCACCAAGGCGACCAGCGCGCGCCAATCATCCTGCCGGGCGATCGCCACCGGGGCGTGCAGATTACGGCAGGGAACCGAGACCGAGACGCTCGGGATGCCCGAGCGCGCGGTGTGGATCGCCCCGGCGTCGGTGCCGCCGCCGCCCGGCTGGCGGATCTGGTACCGGATGCCGCGCTGTTCGGCCGCGCTTCTCAGCAGGCGGACCAGGCGCGGATCCGAGATGGTCGCGCGGTCGGCGACGTAGACCGCCGGCCCGCCGCCGAGCCGCGCGTTGTAGGCGGCGTTTTCCGCGCCGTCCCACGCCGGCAGGTCGACGGCCGGAGTCGCGTCGAGGACGATCGCAATGTCCGGACGGAGGGCGTAGGCGGCCACCTTCGCGCCGCGCGCGCCGATCTCCTCCTGCGCGGTGAACGCCGCCCACAGGTCGACTCCCGGCGGCGGATCGGCGGCGAGCTCGATCAGCGCGGCCACGCCGAGGCGGTTGTCGAGCGCTTTTCCGAACAGCAGGCCCCGCTCGGCATGAAAGGGGGTGGCGAAGGCGGCCCGGTCGCCGGGTTTGGCGAGCGCGGCGGCGCCGTTCTTGTCCTTCGCGCCGACGTCGATCGTCAACGAATCCTTCTTGATCGGGTTTTCGGCTTCCTCTTTTTCGACCAGATGAATCGGTTTGGTGCCGATCACGCCGAGGACTCGCCCGCCGCCGATCCAAACCGGCTTGGCCGGCAAGGTCTTCTCGTTGATCCCGCCGACCGTCTCGAATTTCCAAAGGCCGTCGCTCCCGGCTTGCATCAGGATCAATCCCACTTCGTCCATGTGGGCCGCGACCATCGCGCGCCGCGCGGCTTTGCCGCGGGTCCGGCAGCGGACGAGCAGGTTGCCCAGCGCGTCGGTCCGCATCTCCCGGACCTTGCCCTTGAGCGCGTCCTGGACGATCCTGCGGACGGCGGTTTCGTCGCCCGATACGCCGCAGGCTTCGCTCAGGCGGCGCAGGAGGGCGAGGTCCGCGCGGCTGACCGCCCCGGCTTTGTGCGGCCGGGCGCTCCGAGGCCGGGCGGTTTTTTTTCGGACCTTCGACGGAGTCATCCGCTTACTCCCAGGTCAATGCATCCAGAAAATTGTCGCCGAGCGAAGCCGCTGTCTCCGCCAGCAGGAGTCCGGTTTGGCGGATGTCCGCCAGCGCGGCGGTCTCCACCGCTGAGTGCATGTAGCGCAGGGGGATGCCGATCACGGCGGTGGGAATTCCTTCCCCGGCGGTCTGCATCGCGTAGGCGTCGGTTCCGGAATGCTGGGACATGATCTCCAACGCGTATTTGATGCCCGCCCGCTCGGCCGCCTGCCGGAACGCCCGGCACAATCCGGGATGGGCGTTCGGGCCCCAACCGATGGTGGGTCCTTCGCCGATGGGGAAGGTTTTATGCTCCGGCAATCCGGGTCCGGCGGCGAAGGTGACGTCGACCGCGACGGCGAGGTCGGGTTTGAGCG encodes:
- a CDS encoding M20/M25/M40 family metallo-hydrolase, with the protein product MTPSKVRKKTARPRSARPHKAGAVSRADLALLRRLSEACGVSGDETAVRRIVQDALKGKVREMRTDALGNLLVRCRTRGKAARRAMVAAHMDEVGLILMQAGSDGLWKFETVGGINEKTLPAKPVWIGGGRVLGVIGTKPIHLVEKEEAENPIKKDSLTIDVGAKDKNGAAALAKPGDRAAFATPFHAERGLLFGKALDNRLGVAALIELAADPPPGVDLWAAFTAQEEIGARGAKVAAYALRPDIAIVLDATPAVDLPAWDGAENAAYNARLGGGPAVYVADRATISDPRLVRLLRSAAEQRGIRYQIRQPGGGGTDAGAIHTARSGIPSVSVSVPCRNLHAPVAIARQDDWRALVALVRAALEAYGRRGLA
- a CDS encoding M42 family metallopeptidase, which produces MKALIRKLTEAYGPSGREAELRQIVRAEIKGQCDYISEDALGNLLGVIKAKAKTGKRIMLAAHMDEIGLIVSHIDERGFARVAPIGGVFPLNCVGSRVRFASGKPGVIGLEEREDPKRAPTLDQLYLDLGAADRASCPVQVGEMAVFDRPFVEAGTRLISKAMDDRIGVAVLIEAMRRLKRTPHEVQFAFTVQEEVGLRGARTAAFHLDPDLALSVDITLTGDTPRCPPMAVSLGRGPAVKVRDGLMISDPRVVEWMTATASAQRIPHQLEVLERGSTDASVIQVSRAGVPAGCLSIPCRYAHSPSEMVDLGDVEHAVKLLLAMLQGPVGF